cttattctttttatatACAGATTCACGTAGCAGAATATGACAAATAACACTCAAGTGATGGAATTTGTGTTTTCAGGGCTAACCAATGATTGCAAACTTGCTCCTTcgctcttcttttttttcttgcttaTATATTTGGTGACTGTACTGGGGAACACCGTCTTAGTGGTTACTGTCCGTGTTGCTGCCAGCCTCCACACTCCAATGTACTGCTTTTTGAGTTACCTCTCCATGGTGGATCTCTTCCTCTCTTCAGTTATAACTCCAAAAATGTTGTCTGACCTCATCTCTCTAAAGAAGGTCACATCATATCCCGGTTGTGCCATTCAGTTTTTCCTCTTTGCTGCACTGGCTGGATCTGATGTTCTTTTGCTCTCGAGCATGTCGTATGACCGATACGCTGCTGTCTGTCACCCTCTTCACTACTTTTCCATAATGACTACAAAGAAGTGTTCATCGCTGGTCATTCTCTCATTCTGTTTTAGCTTTTTTCAGTCACTGATGCAAACAAGCTGTCTGTTCAGCCTTCGATACTGTGGTTCAAACCTCATTGATCACTTCTACTGCGATGCTCCACCCATGCTCCAGTTGTCCTGCTCTGAAACCCTTCTCTGCTACACATTAACTGTTACTTCGGTTGGCTCACTTGGTTTGATCTCATTTTCAACACTTCTGTTGACGTACACCCTGATCTTTGCCACCGTTTTACATATAAAGTCTTCCCAAGGTCGAATGAAAGCATTCAGTACCTGTTCCTCCCATCTCATGTGTGTTATTATCCTACAAGCATCAGTTTCCTTTACTTACCTGCGTTCACCTTCCAGTGTCCTGGAGAAGCAAGACAAGGTGGCCTCTGTCCTCTACACAGTGGTGACCCCAATGCTGAATCCTCTTATCTACAGCTTGAGGAACCAAGAGGTGAAGAGGGCTATCTGGAAGCAATATACAATCTTTTATACTGCGTACATTTAATAAAGCCACAAGTTAAAATAGGCGCAGCTTTCTGCAAACTTAAATATCGCCTCATCATTAAATCTAAACTTGCGAGTATTCGGCGTACTCCAAATTGTATTATTTACAATTTGGCAGCTATCCATTGTTTCCTTAAATTTCCGATTTTATAATATTTTATGACCTTAAAGGTTATTGACAGTAAGTACAATTATATTCACATCAATAGCTGTTATTTTTCAACCTCCGTTACGGATTCAATAGAGCCTGCAACCGATGGCAAAATttgttatttaccgttttatATGTAATGCGTGCTAATTAATTTTCCTTATTGTCAATAACCTTTAATGGTGTAACATAATTtatttgtttaaatccttttttaacaCATACAATGGGATGTGTTATACATTGCTTTAACATTAATATCACTTATTGTTCAAACTCCATTACTTATTTATCGTTATGTAATGTTGTATCTTTTGATGTATCTTTTCTTTTAACACATACACTGAGAATAAATTAATAGCTGTTATGTTTCAACGTATGTTAAGTTTTATGTTTCGAGCTATAGGGGATATTTTGGTAGTATCCGACTCTCCTTCCTTAACTTTTTTCAAACACTGAATGTTACTCTGATGATTCAGAGTATGTGTcaacagagatggcagcccttttcctcatggcagcgcacatgctgcagtgcttgcgcagtgacccaagggtcaagcagatgcgtgGTCAtgaggacatgtggatcaccctgatgctggacccatggctgaaagggaagctgcatcagttcctgcctgcaggaggtgacCCAGTGCaccgaatgagggacttgcagcggtccctggttcggcgcttgAAAGAAGCCTTCCCCAGACTTCccacccccctgctgtcacagtccagccagcacagcagcaagttCCTGCGTACATCAGCAGCAGGCCgccatcaaacctgctgtctctcacaaaggtgCAGTACGccacgccggtacagctgccaattgaggaggtgcctgcagcagcatgtggctatTAAAGCCaaaaccagcgcctgacccggatggtggcagactacatgggtcctacagcgggcttgaaagcaacacccctgtggaccccttggattactgggtcaagcacctggatatctggagcgagctggcgcagtacgccctggaagtctttgcttgtcccccttccagcgtgctgtccgaaaggtgcttcagtgcggccggtggcgtggt
This DNA window, taken from Hyperolius riggenbachi isolate aHypRig1 chromosome 3, aHypRig1.pri, whole genome shotgun sequence, encodes the following:
- the LOC137561846 gene encoding olfactory receptor 5AU1-like, whose translation is MSYDRYAAVCHPLHYFSIMTTKKCSSLVILSFCFSFFQSLMQTSCLFSLRYCGSNLIDHFYCDAPPMLQLSCSETLLCYTLTVTSVGSLGLISFSTLLLTYTLIFATVLHIKSSQGRMKAFSTCSSHLMCVIILQASVSFTYLRSPSSVLEKQDKVASVLYTVVTPMLNPLIYSLRNQEVKRAIWKQYTIFYTAYI